The Saprospiraceae bacterium genome includes a window with the following:
- the gldG gene encoding gliding motility-associated ABC transporter substrate-binding protein GldG, producing the protein MEENNRNKNIQSKVQWLLILFIIVIVNVIGSYFYGSIDLTDDKRFTISQSTLNIISKPDDNVYVRVFLDGEFPAGFKRLQTSVSDMLIEFRRVNPGIIYEFEDPSSGTAKEIGQKRELLAKDNIFPIALSYSDGTQLVQKAVFPYAMITYQRRKFVVNLLESQMPGDDEDVILNKSVSLLEYKFANAFQKILAETPRNIFYTSGNGEWNEGETFRLEAEIRKYHSFSRVNLDTLLKLDNTVDLLLVAGPKNQFPLKNQFKIDQYIMGGGKVIWLIDKMDASMDSISKHKFYVAPEFETGLDEMLFKYGVRIRPDLVLDLESSSIPQVVNSGSDKLQTRMFPWIYHPLVSSKSEHPIVKNIDRVNMFFPSTIDTIKTESKVNKTILLQSSRYARVQLSPVRLSFEILKAEPDPAKFNQGNVPLAILLEGEFESFFKNRLTGEFQTVLEQLNTPFKEKSVPTKQIVVSDSEFMTNLIKYATGQTEDIGYNAWERRYYKGNKDFILNSIEYMLDEDNILESRSKEIKLRLLDAVRTKSEKSFWQFINIGIPVIFLIIFGFVFNFLRKRKYTIS; encoded by the coding sequence ATGGAAGAAAACAACAGAAATAAAAATATTCAGTCCAAAGTCCAATGGCTTTTAATATTATTTATTATCGTGATTGTAAATGTAATTGGTTCATACTTTTATGGTTCGATTGACCTTACTGACGATAAGAGATTTACGATTTCTCAAAGTACACTCAATATTATTTCCAAACCAGATGATAATGTTTACGTAAGAGTTTTTTTGGATGGCGAATTTCCTGCCGGGTTTAAAAGGCTGCAGACTTCTGTATCGGATATGCTGATTGAATTCAGGAGAGTGAATCCCGGTATTATATATGAGTTTGAAGATCCGTCATCCGGGACAGCTAAAGAAATAGGACAAAAGAGAGAGTTGCTGGCGAAGGATAATATTTTTCCAATTGCACTCAGTTATTCAGACGGAACACAATTAGTACAAAAGGCAGTTTTTCCATATGCCATGATCACCTATCAGCGTAGGAAATTTGTTGTAAATCTGCTTGAATCACAAATGCCTGGTGATGATGAAGACGTAATTCTGAATAAGTCAGTTTCATTGCTTGAATATAAATTTGCAAATGCATTTCAGAAAATACTTGCAGAAACACCCAGAAATATATTTTATACATCAGGAAACGGAGAGTGGAATGAAGGGGAAACTTTCAGGCTGGAAGCAGAAATCCGAAAATACCACAGTTTTTCCAGAGTTAATCTGGATACATTACTGAAATTGGATAACACGGTTGATTTACTCCTTGTGGCGGGCCCTAAAAATCAATTTCCGCTAAAAAATCAATTTAAGATTGACCAGTATATCATGGGAGGTGGCAAAGTGATTTGGTTGATAGACAAAATGGATGCCTCCATGGATAGCATCAGTAAACATAAATTTTATGTGGCTCCTGAGTTTGAAACGGGTCTTGATGAAATGCTTTTTAAATATGGTGTGAGAATCAGGCCTGATCTGGTTTTGGATCTCGAAAGCAGTTCCATACCTCAAGTAGTAAATTCGGGTTCTGATAAGCTTCAAACGAGAATGTTTCCCTGGATCTATCATCCTTTGGTGTCTTCCAAATCTGAACATCCTATCGTGAAAAATATTGATCGGGTCAATATGTTTTTTCCATCAACTATTGACACCATTAAGACAGAAAGTAAAGTCAATAAGACTATACTTTTACAGAGTTCACGTTATGCACGTGTTCAACTATCTCCTGTGAGACTTAGCTTTGAAATATTAAAAGCAGAACCAGATCCCGCCAAGTTTAATCAGGGTAATGTTCCATTGGCTATACTTTTAGAAGGTGAATTTGAATCGTTTTTTAAAAACAGACTTACCGGTGAATTTCAAACCGTATTGGAACAGTTGAATACACCTTTTAAAGAAAAAAGTGTACCAACAAAACAAATAGTGGTCTCTGATTCTGAGTTTATGACCAATCTGATAAAATACGCTACGGGACAGACCGAAGATATCGGATACAATGCATGGGAACGCAGGTACTACAAGGGAAATAAGGATTTTATTCTGAATTCCATAGAGTATATGCTGGATGAAGACAACATTCTTGAAAGCCGTTCCAAAGAAATTAAATTAAGGCTTCTTGACGCGGTGCGGACAAAATCAGAAAAATCTTTCTGGCAATTTATAAACATCGGCATACCTGTTATATTTTTAATTATATTTGGTTTTGTGTTTAATTTTCTTCGGAAACGAAAATACACCATCAGCTGA
- the gldF gene encoding gliding motility-associated ABC transporter permease subunit GldF: MFSIFLKEINSFFSSLIAYVVVGVFLLMIGMFMWVFSDTSVLEYNFAVMDQLFSIAPLVFLFLIPAITMRSFAEEKQKGTIEFLYTKPLTITDIVLGKYFAGLALVLFALLPTALYYFTIYQLGAPPGNLDSGAILGSYIGLFFLSASFVAIGLFASSLTNNQIVAFIAGAFLCFIVHWSFSYIAKMPVFTAKLDLLIQKIGINYHYSSISKGVVDSRDIIYFISVIAVFLISTHTVMDKRQ; this comes from the coding sequence ATGTTTAGTATTTTTTTAAAAGAAATAAATTCATTTTTCAGCTCACTGATAGCATATGTAGTGGTGGGTGTATTCCTGTTGATGATCGGAATGTTTATGTGGGTTTTTTCTGATACCAGTGTCCTGGAATATAATTTTGCAGTGATGGATCAGCTTTTTTCCATTGCACCTTTGGTTTTTCTTTTCCTGATACCGGCAATCACTATGCGTAGTTTTGCCGAAGAAAAACAAAAAGGCACTATTGAGTTTTTATATACCAAACCGCTTACTATAACAGACATCGTATTGGGTAAATATTTTGCCGGACTGGCATTGGTACTTTTTGCATTATTACCTACTGCTTTATATTATTTTACGATCTATCAATTGGGAGCTCCTCCGGGAAATCTCGATTCGGGAGCTATTTTAGGTTCTTATATTGGATTGTTTTTTCTTTCTGCATCCTTTGTAGCCATCGGTCTTTTTGCATCATCACTGACAAATAACCAGATTGTGGCTTTTATCGCAGGTGCTTTTTTGTGCTTTATTGTTCATTGGTCATTTTCATACATTGCCAAAATGCCCGTTTTTACTGCAAAATTGGATCTATTGATTCAGAAAATAGGTATCAATTACCATTACTCTTCTATCAGTAAAGGGGTAGTCGATAGCAGAGACATTATATATTTTATTTCGGTAATTGCTGTTTTCCTTATTTCTACACATACCGTTATGGATAAACGTCAGTAA
- a CDS encoding ATP-binding cassette domain-containing protein, with the protein MSIVVSHLSKHFGEQKAVDNISFEAKPGQILGFLGPNGAGKTTTMKMICGYLEPTYGSAQVCGFDISAHSLNVRKKIGYLPEHNPLYEEMYVMEYLAFVASIHRIQDKQKRISEVVEMTGLTKEMNKIIGTLSKGYRQRVGLAQAILHDPEVLILDEPTSGLDMNQLADIRQLIRTLGKEKTVIFSSHVMQEVQSLCDRVIIINNGVLVADDPIEKLQNRMAGNQMVNVVFAEVKINEQPFRQIPGLISIEKNGDVYEFQSEMKSDIRPEIFRTAVSQGLTIIEMVKVQQNIESIFRQLTGKTADV; encoded by the coding sequence ATGTCAATTGTCGTTTCGCATTTATCAAAACATTTTGGAGAGCAGAAAGCTGTAGATAATATTTCTTTTGAAGCAAAGCCCGGCCAGATTTTGGGATTTTTGGGCCCGAATGGTGCCGGAAAAACAACAACCATGAAAATGATTTGCGGATACCTTGAACCAACTTATGGTTCTGCGCAGGTTTGTGGGTTTGATATTTCTGCACATTCATTAAACGTAAGGAAAAAGATCGGTTACCTGCCGGAACATAATCCGCTTTATGAAGAGATGTACGTAATGGAATATCTGGCTTTTGTCGCAAGTATCCACAGGATTCAGGACAAGCAAAAACGGATCTCAGAAGTCGTAGAGATGACAGGGCTGACAAAAGAGATGAACAAAATCATCGGGACTTTATCAAAAGGATACAGACAAAGGGTAGGGCTTGCACAAGCGATATTACACGATCCTGAAGTTCTGATTTTGGATGAGCCAACATCCGGATTGGACATGAATCAATTGGCAGATATCCGACAATTGATTCGTACATTGGGAAAAGAAAAAACAGTTATTTTTTCGTCTCATGTGATGCAGGAGGTACAGTCATTGTGTGATCGTGTTATCATTATCAATAATGGAGTACTGGTAGCAGATGATCCGATAGAAAAACTTCAAAACCGTATGGCTGGAAATCAAATGGTGAATGTCGTATTTGCTGAAGTAAAAATCAATGAACAACCATTCAGACAGATTCCCGGGCTGATATCTATTGAAAAAAATGGGGATGTTTACGAATTTCAATCTGAAATGAAATCAGATATTCGCCCTGAAATTTTCAGAACCGCAGTATCCCAAGGCCTTACTATCATTGAGATGGTGAAAGTTCAACAAAACATTGAAAGCATTTTCAGACAATTAACTGGTAAAACTGCCGATGTTTAG
- the lysM gene encoding peptidoglycan-binding protein LysM, translating to MGLFSFLKSAGAKLLDKKAEENTAEAKTAAPTVLEALQESTRKSKISLMEAAVRSSGLPVENLSIDFQDDTVTVYGQVETTTAKEKVILILGNIEGVASVDDRLSVVTPEPESVFYEVKKGDTLSKIAKEHYGDMMKYNIIFEANKPMLTSADLIYPGQVLRIPALK from the coding sequence ATGGGACTATTTTCATTTCTTAAGTCAGCAGGTGCAAAATTATTAGACAAAAAAGCAGAAGAGAATACTGCTGAAGCAAAAACTGCTGCTCCAACTGTGTTGGAAGCTTTACAGGAATCAACCAGAAAAAGCAAAATTTCTTTGATGGAAGCGGCTGTCAGAAGTTCAGGACTTCCTGTTGAAAACCTTTCAATTGACTTTCAGGATGACACAGTGACAGTGTATGGTCAGGTAGAAACAACTACAGCCAAAGAAAAGGTGATACTTATTCTTGGAAATATAGAAGGTGTAGCTTCTGTAGATGATCGTCTTTCTGTTGTTACTCCGGAACCTGAATCTGTATTCTACGAAGTTAAAAAAGGTGATACATTATCAAAAATCGCTAAAGAACACTATGGTGATATGATGAAGTACAATATTATTTTCGAAGCTAATAAACCAATGTTGACTTCTGCTGACTTGATTTATCCAGGCCAGGTATTGAGAATTCCTGCATTGAAGTAA
- a CDS encoding alpha-glucosidase C-terminal domain-containing protein produces MFIFGCFPSKNTEPASQPAEFDKPPAWAKEAIWYQIFVERFRNGNPANNPTKETCAGALIDPLPENWAITPWGHNWYQQEDWAQSTGLDFYRTIQMRRYGGDLAGVMEKIPYLKELGITAIYFNPINDAPSLHKYDARHYHHVDVTFGNDIAGDLEIISKENPYDPSTWQWTSADKLFLQLVEKLHKEGIRVVLDFSWNHTGNQFWAFKDIEKNLENSEFKDWYHTEFYTDESTGEKKFRYEGWYGISSLPELRKVDTEGKRPGLPYEGNLEPKVKEHIYAVTKRWMDPYGKGDFSKGIDGMRLDVAEHVPVGFWRDFRKYVRSVNPDFFLIGENWWTNWPDELMDPAPWVKGDIFDAVMHYQWFKVARGYFSEPIDRVNIIDFKRKIDSVFLKYPDYTQQSMMNLASSHDSPRLLSSFFNINKYKHSCKPSEDPQYRTNRPGQVTFDQVKLFLLHQFTFVGAPHIWAGDEMGMTGADDPDNRKPLVWKDITFEKETPSVYSKYDYSEKPVFDEAMFQYIKSLISLRKQHKALTFGTYRFIDAGHPEVLMYSRNLGEEEVLVIFNNNETPSSVKLSENYRGKIIFNYNFAITDFSAELLLPPYSGIVIQKN; encoded by the coding sequence ATGTTTATATTTGGCTGTTTTCCATCTAAAAATACTGAACCTGCCAGTCAACCCGCAGAATTTGATAAGCCACCGGCATGGGCCAAAGAAGCTATTTGGTACCAGATTTTTGTAGAGCGATTCAGAAATGGGAATCCTGCAAACAATCCTACTAAAGAAACCTGCGCAGGTGCCTTAATAGATCCATTGCCGGAAAATTGGGCAATTACTCCCTGGGGGCATAACTGGTATCAACAGGAAGATTGGGCGCAGTCCACAGGTTTGGATTTTTACAGAACTATCCAGATGAGAAGATATGGAGGAGATCTGGCAGGTGTAATGGAAAAAATACCCTATTTAAAAGAACTGGGAATTACTGCGATTTATTTTAATCCCATCAATGATGCTCCGTCACTGCATAAATATGATGCCAGACATTATCATCACGTGGACGTTACTTTTGGAAATGATATTGCAGGTGATTTGGAAATTATTTCAAAAGAAAATCCATATGATCCATCCACCTGGCAATGGACAAGTGCCGACAAGCTATTTCTTCAGCTGGTCGAAAAGTTACATAAAGAAGGTATTCGTGTTGTATTGGATTTTTCATGGAATCACACAGGTAATCAATTCTGGGCATTTAAAGATATTGAAAAAAATCTTGAAAATTCTGAATTTAAGGATTGGTACCACACTGAATTTTATACGGATGAATCGACCGGCGAAAAAAAGTTTAGGTATGAAGGATGGTATGGCATTTCATCCCTTCCTGAACTACGTAAAGTGGATACAGAAGGAAAAAGACCAGGTCTTCCATACGAAGGTAATTTAGAGCCGAAAGTAAAAGAACATATCTATGCTGTGACAAAAAGATGGATGGATCCCTACGGAAAAGGTGATTTCTCCAAAGGAATTGACGGAATGCGCCTGGATGTTGCTGAGCATGTACCGGTAGGTTTTTGGAGGGATTTCAGAAAATATGTAAGATCTGTCAATCCTGATTTTTTCCTGATTGGAGAAAACTGGTGGACCAACTGGCCGGACGAATTAATGGATCCTGCCCCCTGGGTGAAAGGTGATATTTTTGATGCGGTGATGCATTACCAATGGTTTAAAGTGGCCCGGGGGTATTTTTCAGAACCGATCGATCGGGTAAATATCATAGATTTTAAAAGAAAAATAGATTCAGTATTTCTTAAATATCCGGATTACACCCAACAATCCATGATGAATCTGGCATCTTCACATGATTCACCGAGATTATTATCATCTTTCTTTAATATAAATAAGTATAAACATAGCTGTAAGCCATCTGAAGATCCGCAATACAGAACCAATAGGCCGGGTCAGGTAACTTTTGATCAGGTTAAATTATTTTTATTACATCAGTTCACTTTTGTAGGAGCGCCTCATATATGGGCAGGTGATGAAATGGGTATGACAGGAGCTGATGATCCGGACAACAGAAAACCATTAGTTTGGAAGGATATTACCTTTGAAAAAGAGACACCATCTGTTTATTCAAAATATGATTACTCAGAAAAACCAGTTTTTGATGAGGCGATGTTTCAATATATCAAATCACTTATATCTTTACGAAAGCAACACAAAGCCCTTACTTTCGGAACATACAGGTTCATAGATGCAGGTCATCCCGAAGTACTGATGTATAGCCGCAATTTGGGTGAAGAAGAAGTTTTAGTTATCTTCAATAATAATGAAACACCTTCTTCTGTAAAGTTATCTGAAAATTACAGAGGAAAAATAATATTTAATTACAATTTTGCGATAACAGATTTCTCAGCTGAACTATTATTGCCACCGTATTCCGGAATTGTCATTCAGAAAAATTAA
- a CDS encoding Na+/H+ antiporter NhaC family protein, which produces MKTIYKTTISIFLYVLVYNCLSGQTPDSLNVPAITEENFSITDTAGIEKLNLISEGNSIYFAATSAKIGKIEINGDGKFLEKSENGLYLLPLELSHAGQLLFVRSVENRKEMSLVHVAKLTDTTARVKEIPLWMSVIPPLLAIIFALIFKEVVLSLLLGVWSGAFIAGGLRLDSLYYFLLSVLQTVQKFVVEAMTDSGHVSVMVFSLMIGGMVAIISKNGGMAGVVLALARYAKSSKSTQFVTWLLGIAIFFDDYANTLIVGNTMRPVTDKFRISREKLAYIVDSTAAPVAAIAFITTWIGAELGYIDSGMTQIAMPNEMTPYAIFISSLKYSYYPFLTLAFILILIYTGKDFGPMVKAEQRAFNGQVSSASTSAEDEPNMEDLSPVPGAKLQWQNAAFPVLTVIFVTIFGLLDTGFDSLYGSMDHSLTDYSWISIWQNMGSLFPGSDVGFLTKLGKVIGSADSYVALLWSSFSGLFVAVVMTVSKKIMKMLDVMHWMVSGFKTMMPALIILVLAWSLASTTQLLHTADFISGSLEGNLNPVWMPAVIFVLAAFISFSTGSSWSTMAILYPIAIPATYAVCIAAGMDANHTLELMLNVIATVLAASVLGDHCSPISDTTILSSLASDCNHIDHVRTQMPYALVVGFVSICCVTVSGMIAGGVFINFLIFLIALVILWAIVSKFGKKIDMQ; this is translated from the coding sequence ATGAAAACCATATACAAAACGACAATTAGTATCTTTTTATATGTATTGGTATATAATTGTTTGTCAGGTCAAACACCAGACAGTCTAAATGTTCCCGCTATAACTGAAGAGAATTTTTCAATCACAGATACCGCAGGAATTGAAAAATTAAACTTGATTTCAGAAGGCAATTCGATTTATTTTGCAGCCACTTCAGCGAAAATTGGTAAAATAGAAATAAACGGTGATGGAAAATTTTTAGAAAAATCTGAAAATGGCCTATATCTCTTGCCGTTGGAATTATCTCATGCTGGGCAATTGCTGTTTGTCAGAAGTGTTGAAAATCGTAAAGAAATGTCTTTGGTACATGTTGCAAAGTTAACTGATACTACTGCAAGAGTAAAGGAAATACCATTATGGATGTCTGTTATACCACCATTGCTAGCTATTATATTTGCATTGATTTTTAAAGAAGTAGTGTTATCACTTCTTTTGGGTGTCTGGTCAGGTGCATTTATTGCCGGAGGACTCCGATTAGACTCTTTATACTATTTCTTACTTTCTGTTTTGCAGACGGTACAGAAGTTTGTTGTGGAGGCAATGACGGATTCAGGGCACGTTTCCGTAATGGTATTCTCTTTAATGATTGGTGGAATGGTGGCCATAATTTCTAAAAACGGTGGAATGGCAGGTGTGGTTCTTGCGTTGGCACGATATGCCAAATCATCCAAAAGTACACAGTTTGTAACGTGGTTGTTGGGTATAGCCATATTTTTTGATGATTATGCCAATACACTGATCGTAGGTAATACGATGAGACCGGTCACAGACAAATTTCGTATATCCAGAGAAAAATTAGCTTATATTGTGGACAGTACTGCCGCTCCCGTAGCAGCTATAGCTTTCATTACGACATGGATAGGAGCAGAATTGGGATACATCGATTCCGGTATGACTCAGATTGCAATGCCCAATGAAATGACACCTTATGCAATATTTATAAGCTCCCTTAAATACTCTTATTATCCGTTTCTGACTTTAGCTTTTATCCTGATTCTTATTTATACAGGAAAGGATTTTGGCCCAATGGTAAAAGCAGAGCAAAGAGCCTTTAATGGTCAGGTGTCTAGTGCTTCCACATCAGCAGAAGATGAGCCCAATATGGAAGATTTATCCCCTGTTCCCGGTGCAAAACTCCAATGGCAGAATGCTGCTTTTCCGGTACTTACTGTTATTTTTGTCACAATTTTCGGTTTGTTGGATACCGGATTTGACAGTCTTTATGGATCTATGGATCATTCATTAACAGATTATTCCTGGATATCTATATGGCAGAATATGGGCTCATTATTTCCGGGAAGTGATGTTGGTTTTCTTACTAAATTGGGCAAAGTGATCGGTTCAGCAGATAGTTATGTCGCTTTATTATGGTCCAGTTTCAGTGGATTATTTGTTGCTGTAGTGATGACTGTGAGTAAAAAAATTATGAAAATGCTGGATGTCATGCACTGGATGGTATCGGGCTTCAAAACGATGATGCCCGCTTTAATTATTCTTGTTTTAGCATGGTCATTAGCAAGCACGACTCAACTATTACATACCGCTGACTTTATTTCCGGTAGTCTGGAAGGAAATCTTAATCCTGTATGGATGCCTGCTGTGATTTTTGTTCTGGCTGCATTTATCTCTTTTTCGACAGGGTCCAGTTGGAGTACGATGGCGATTCTATATCCCATTGCGATTCCGGCCACATATGCCGTCTGTATTGCCGCAGGAATGGATGCAAATCATACTTTGGAATTGATGTTAAATGTGATTGCTACCGTATTAGCTGCATCTGTTCTCGGTGATCATTGCTCTCCGATTTCTGACACAACAATTCTCAGTTCTTTAGCTTCTGATTGCAATCACATTGACCATGTCCGAACCCAGATGCCTTATGCTTTGGTAGTAGGATTCGTTTCTATCTGTTGTGTGACTGTTTCAGGAATGATAGCGGGTGGTGTTTTTATTAATTTTCTGATTTTCCTGATTGCATTAGTAATATTGTGGGCAATCGTTTCAAAATTCGGCAAAAAAATTGATATGCAATGA
- a CDS encoding T9SS type A sorting domain-containing protein: protein MQNKTIFKICLIIFLIKDINFITTSFGQSFEVYDIPVYKNGTKLSMPFTGGLRAGQFSNFDFNNDGVLDLFVFDRNGDQVIPLLNIGLPGEIKYQYAPEYIPMFPKMRNWALIYDFNNDGVGDIFTSSFDFPGSIAVWKGKRTGDRLSYSLVTFNYGLNKVLQFPITNGFTQIYVSSIDFPGIIDVDGDGDVDILTFEPDGSLLQFYRNLSVDENLPIDSLKFVRQDVCWGRFSENEFSQEITLSNDPFSCATGFTSGGNEGQRHSGSGVMPFDADGDGDIDLVLGDLANKHVTFLKNGGTNQNAWMTSQDIRFPSYDTPIEIEIFLATFYVDVDGDGKRDLIATPNEAFNAENNNHVWFYKNVGTDASPVFNLVTKSLFIDEMLYLYSASHPVFFDEDGDGLLDILIGTNGINRPDGNKLHRMVLLRNTGTPENPEYEVEDEDYLNFSAYDQFTGRFAPALGDLDSDGDLDLMIGDVRGFLYYLENTAGPGNPVNFKQPVYRYSNIFIGQNAKPQIIDLDGDGLMDIVAGEKNNQFNFFKNIGTKGSPAFNSNSETFPNTDQLGNIYPGGNDFNTQSGAPFFIPTETDYKLLFGIETGNILLFENIVNNLYGEFSLTNENVGLIQAGRRVTLAMADINKNGYYEMAVGNERGGIVFYKTDFKVESGPVSNIEPGLQSSLTIQPNPTSGLIYVNTNDPISDYKVISGTGYNIYVPLENNILNLGNLEAGLYFIQLNINGTLISRKVVKY from the coding sequence ATGCAAAATAAAACTATTTTCAAAATATGCTTAATAATTTTTTTAATTAAGGATATAAACTTCATTACTACATCTTTTGGTCAAAGCTTTGAGGTGTATGACATTCCTGTTTATAAAAACGGAACAAAATTATCTATGCCTTTTACAGGTGGCTTGCGTGCCGGACAATTTTCAAATTTTGATTTCAATAATGATGGTGTTTTGGATCTCTTTGTTTTTGACAGAAACGGAGACCAGGTCATTCCATTATTGAATATAGGTTTGCCGGGAGAGATAAAATATCAATATGCCCCGGAATATATTCCTATGTTTCCAAAAATGAGAAACTGGGCATTGATTTATGACTTTAATAATGATGGTGTAGGTGATATTTTTACTTCATCCTTTGATTTTCCGGGGAGTATTGCTGTATGGAAGGGAAAAAGGACTGGAGACAGGCTGAGTTATTCATTAGTTACATTTAATTATGGCTTGAATAAAGTATTGCAATTTCCTATCACTAACGGTTTTACACAGATATATGTCAGTTCAATTGATTTTCCGGGGATTATAGATGTGGATGGTGATGGTGATGTAGATATTCTGACATTCGAGCCGGATGGAAGTCTGTTGCAATTTTACAGGAATTTATCAGTGGACGAAAACCTTCCGATAGATAGTTTAAAATTTGTCAGGCAGGATGTATGTTGGGGCAGGTTTTCTGAAAATGAATTTTCACAGGAAATCACATTGAGCAACGATCCGTTTTCTTGTGCAACTGGATTCACTTCAGGGGGTAATGAAGGACAGCGACATTCAGGCTCAGGTGTTATGCCATTTGATGCAGATGGGGATGGGGATATCGATCTTGTTTTGGGTGACCTTGCAAATAAACATGTAACATTTCTGAAAAACGGAGGAACCAATCAAAATGCATGGATGACGTCACAAGACATCCGTTTTCCATCCTATGACACTCCTATTGAAATTGAAATCTTCCTGGCTACTTTTTACGTGGACGTGGACGGAGATGGAAAAAGAGATTTGATCGCTACACCAAATGAAGCTTTTAATGCTGAGAATAACAATCATGTTTGGTTCTATAAAAATGTAGGTACCGATGCTTCACCTGTTTTTAATCTGGTAACTAAATCCCTTTTTATTGACGAAATGCTGTACTTGTACAGTGCAAGTCATCCTGTTTTTTTTGATGAAGATGGCGATGGCCTATTAGATATTCTTATCGGTACGAATGGTATAAACAGGCCTGACGGGAATAAACTGCACAGAATGGTATTGCTTAGAAATACCGGCACACCTGAAAATCCCGAATATGAAGTAGAAGATGAAGATTATCTGAATTTTTCAGCCTATGATCAGTTTACAGGCAGATTTGCGCCGGCACTGGGAGACTTAGATAGTGATGGGGATCTTGATCTTATGATTGGAGATGTCAGAGGATTTTTATATTATCTTGAAAATACAGCCGGCCCGGGAAATCCAGTAAATTTCAAACAACCCGTTTACAGATATTCAAATATTTTTATAGGGCAGAATGCTAAACCTCAAATCATTGACCTGGACGGGGATGGATTAATGGACATTGTAGCAGGAGAAAAAAACAATCAGTTCAATTTCTTTAAAAACATTGGCACCAAAGGCAGTCCTGCATTCAACTCCAATTCTGAAACATTTCCAAATACGGATCAATTAGGAAATATATATCCCGGAGGAAATGACTTTAACACCCAATCAGGTGCGCCTTTTTTTATACCCACTGAGACAGATTATAAATTGCTTTTTGGCATTGAGACAGGAAATATTCTGCTTTTTGAAAATATTGTAAATAATCTATATGGTGAATTCAGCCTGACTAATGAGAATGTTGGATTGATTCAGGCCGGCAGAAGAGTAACCCTCGCAATGGCGGACATAAACAAAAATGGATATTATGAAATGGCCGTCGGAAATGAAAGGGGTGGAATTGTATTTTATAAAACGGACTTTAAAGTGGAAAGCGGGCCGGTCTCCAATATTGAACCCGGACTGCAATCTTCTCTAACTATCCAACCAAATCCTACTTCCGGGCTAATTTATGTTAACACAAATGATCCGATTTCAGATTACAAAGTAATTTCGGGAACCGGCTACAATATTTATGTTCCTTTGGAAAATAATATATTAAATCTCGGCAATCTGGAAGCTGGTCTTTACTTTATTCAGCTAAATATTAACGGCACTTTAATTTCCAGAAAAGTTGTAAAGTATTAA
- a CDS encoding OmpH family outer membrane protein, with amino-acid sequence MKYISFIVCLGIFVTLTTVSCKPSGGSENTTNDAKPENDGPRIVYLNIDTLLSGYDMYLNKKSELEEQSKSAEKALTGKIESFQKRIAKFQQEVAEIQQKANTIAPIELKKLEEKYAQQQQNLGKEEEALMKQRDNAAMELEQKLMETQKDLQSKIDVYLEKIADERGFDLVLMKGGAGSVMYGRKSIDITEEVIKALNDEYNAANPKK; translated from the coding sequence ATGAAATATATCTCATTCATTGTTTGTCTTGGAATATTTGTCACTCTTACGACTGTAAGTTGTAAGCCATCAGGTGGTAGTGAAAATACTACTAACGATGCAAAACCTGAAAACGACGGTCCACGTATTGTGTATCTGAATATAGACACTTTACTTTCCGGATATGACATGTACCTGAATAAAAAATCAGAATTGGAGGAGCAGTCTAAATCAGCAGAGAAAGCTTTGACCGGTAAAATTGAGTCTTTCCAGAAAAGAATAGCAAAATTCCAGCAGGAAGTCGCAGAAATTCAACAAAAGGCAAATACGATCGCTCCAATCGAACTTAAAAAATTGGAAGAAAAATATGCGCAGCAGCAGCAAAATCTGGGTAAAGAAGAAGAAGCACTTATGAAACAAAGGGATAATGCAGCGATGGAATTGGAGCAAAAACTAATGGAAACTCAGAAAGACCTTCAGTCCAAAATCGATGTTTACCTTGAAAAAATTGCGGACGAAAGAGGATTTGATCTGGTGCTGATGAAAGGGGGTGCAGGAAGCGTTATGTACGGTAGAAAGTCTATTGATATCACTGAAGAAGTAATTAAGGCATTGAACGACGAATATAATGCTGCGAACCCTAAAAAGTAA